The following nucleotide sequence is from Zea mays cultivar B73 chromosome 1, Zm-B73-REFERENCE-NAM-5.0, whole genome shotgun sequence.
TTGATGCCTTTCTCCGCAAAATCCTTTTTATAAAGACGAGAAGCTATGCTGAGCCTGTCAACTACCGCTTTCCACCAGTTCTTGTTGGCCATGTTCTAGATGTCCTGAGTATACTTTACATCATCAATCCTGATGCGAGTGTCAGTGTTGGAGAATAGCAGACACTGAAATGCAGCCATGAAAAAGGCTCAGCTCCCCAGTGAGAATCCTCTTCTGCAGTCGATCAGTGATAACATATAGATTGATACCAGATCTGCGTCTATAAGAGTTGCCACAAATTTGCTCTCCCAGCTCGTCCCGCAAGGCACGAGCATCTGCATCAGACATGGGGGGCGGGTCACGGCCAACGTTTGGTAACTGCAAAACACACCAAACACTGTGCTCAGTGATTGGAATCTCTTTTCCACCACCAAtctctaatttcatcgtctcTGGGTTAAGATTCCGCATCAGCCAGCTGAGCAATTTTCTAGACAATAAGTGCGGCTTGAATCTCAGCAAGCCGCCAAACCCCTTGGCAACTACTTCACCTTTCAATTCATCGGAGAGAGCATTCACAAGCTTTATGAACTTCCCAATTGAGCATCGTATAGCTCGCGTCTTAGTTTTACCCTTATTCTCATCGTCACCAACAATAACAACATTGTCGTCGCCAGAACCATCGCCGGCAGGAGCAAACTCTGGGTCTtgttcatcatcactttcttcatcTTGAATAGGAGACAAGGGGACTTTCAACCTTAACCTCTTCCTCCTTTCCTTCAATTCATTTTTATCTAATTCCTTTCTCTTGTTTTGTACACGAGGAGAGCGATGGACAGTGTCAGCGCCTTGCTGGCCTGTGACATTCTGTTCTTGATCCATTATAAAAACCACTGAAAAAATGGGAATGAAAAAAACGTGAGGGCACAAGCACATGGTACAGATCTCATAACCAAAAATTGCTAATCAACAAACTAAAACACACAGTACAAATAGGAACAAAAAATAGTTGCAATACACACTAATGTTGCAACACAGATTAGTGTGTGTGGTTGAATTCCAGATAATGAAAAAAAGTCAAAAGTGGACAGAATTGCCACATGCGCCATAAGCCAGTTGCAACGAGACTGCTAAAATAATTACTACTGGGACAGTTTCAACAGTGAATTTAAACCAAAACTAGTTGTATATGAGCACAGTTGCAAAAGACAGGAATGACGTCGGTGGGTTGAAAGTTAAAATTATACAGTTGCAACTTATGTGATGGACCAGTTGCAAAAAAAGGTACATTGCAGTTGCAAAAAGTGGAAACATCTGAGTTGATAATCTAGAACATAAACTGCTTATTCAAATGAAATGTATCCGCATAAAATACAACAATTACTAATTGCAATCAACGGATAATACTAGTTGCAACACTTGGGAAAAAATTAGGGATTACCAGTCTATTACCGAAGATAACAAAACAAATCCAACAAAATCAATGTACTTAAATCGGGTCCTCCAAATTGCAACAAGGTTAATGGACAGTTACACATAATATGATAACCTAATTATCAACATATACTCCGCATCAGAATAACACTTAAAAAATTTGGGTGGAAGCAGTTACGCTCTTACCTAGAAAACGATCAAATGACAGAGAAACGGGAGagggggcggatgcgcttgcatggCGGCCGCGGGCGCACGCAACGGCTCCAGCGCGGGCTACGTCGCCGGGGAAGTGAAGAGGTTCTGTCGGGAGCTATTCGCGGAGGAGTCGTTCGCGGAGAAGTGGGGCGGGGGCGGGGAAGTGAAGAGGTTCTGTcgggagcgtgcgggagggacgaagacgagcgcgggcgcgcgcgcaatGGCTCCGGCGCGGGCTACGTCGCCGGGGAAGTGAAGAGGTTGAGTCGTTCACGGAAAAAGAGGGGCGAGGGCGGGGAAGTGAAAAGGTTCTGTCAGaagcgtgcgggagggacgaagacgAAGCGTCGATTCGACCTGGGTGGGGCGGTTGGCTCGGACCAGGTGCTCCTGGCgcgtaggttcggcctgggtgcattctctatattgaatgcacccaggtgtaatatataaatacagtatatatatacacacacacacactcagAGCTCCACCGCTCGGTGGGTCCCATAGttcagaatgattcgctattctagtgaagggaagatgttttttcggaccttcggctaaaggccttcattcacgtcgcagtctgaatttgttacaaagaaacaaattaatactgcgaggggctactgttggggccttcctcttctgaaggtcctcaaaaacatgactaaccatatgaTTTTAACGTGACATGGATTACTAcatgtagcttcggcttcaggaTGGAAGTTTTCTCCCATGGTAAAGGTGTATAAGACGAAGATATAGCTCGAGAATGATAGGAATGAATGctgaagctatagccgaagagtgatgatgatgaagaccaaACATGATGCTGGCCCGAAGAGAAAGACTAGTcagtccctaatgatttatgttatagtTGTGAATAAATGTTGAGGAcacaaatgtacttttactcggcATGTGTCCtgtgcatataaatagatgaacaatgacaTCGTACTGTTTACGCTAAATGGTAATCGGTCTCGCATCTTCACCTTCGAACAAGTCAAATATATCAATGTAATATAGATCTTGTTAATACTCATGTGCGTATTTTGAAATACTCATATGTAAGAGCCAATAGATTATATTCATTGTCTTTATGTATTTTTACCCTCGTGAATCATGAAGGCTTGTCTTTCATGATCTTCTAAAGATTATTATATTCGAAAGGAGATAATACTTCGGAGGACAAATGTCCTTAAttcttaacaattgtgttgtattgttcttgattcatagtatttaagaacaagtgaccaacaacatGGATTGAATGAAATTGGAAAAAAATAAGaaaaagtttgacttgtttgagaTTTAAACCTACCAAATCTCACTCAATCCAGATGGATTGAGAagaaaccgaacaagccctaacatGGTTTAATATCAGGCTATGGGCACCAAGAAACACTGCGACCATTGGCCAAATGGAATGAGAAAGTCAACAGTCAATGACACCTTGCACGTCAGAAACAGGTTCATGAACATATCTATccaaggaagagagagagagataatTTACTGTTAAACTTCTAGCTGAAATCATAACGAACTTACCATAGGAAGAACTCCAATATAACAGCATGCACC
It contains:
- the LOC103640583 gene encoding uncharacterized protein is translated as MCLCPHVFFIPIFSVVFIMDQEQNVTGQQGADTVHRSPRVQNKRKELDKNELKERRKRLRLKVPLSPIQDEESDDEQDPEFAPAGDGSGDDNVVIVGDDENKGKTKTRAIRCSIGKFIKLVNALSDELKGEVVAKGFGGLLRFKPHLLSRKLLSWLMRNLNPETMKLEIGGGKEIPITEHSVWCVLQLPNVGRDPPPMSDADARALRDELGEQICGNSYRRRSGINLYVITDRLQKRILTGELSLFHGCISVSAILQH